Proteins from a genomic interval of Zingiber officinale cultivar Zhangliang chromosome 1B, Zo_v1.1, whole genome shotgun sequence:
- the LOC122043672 gene encoding endonuclease 2-like, with protein sequence MGFYFNSHTLASFFLLLAFPAFTYGWGIVGHQIICQITQDRLSESAAAAVKELLPAYAENDLSTLCSWADTVKFRYHWSSELHYIDTPDDLCTYNYNRDCKDEDGVKGRCVSGAITNYTNQLLTYGSSADESQYNLTEALLFLSHLMGDIHQPLHVGFTSDRGGNTIPVHWFRRKSELHKVWDKDIIETAEDRFYDDVVEEFVDALKQNITGEWSDQVVKWEKCSNNKVACPDVYASESIQTACNWAYKDVENNTVLEDDYFLSRLPIVNLRLAEGGVRLAGTLNRIFK encoded by the exons ATGGGCTTCTACTTCAATTCTCACACGCTGGCCTCTTTCTTCCTGCTCTTAGCATTCCCAGCCTTCACTTATGGATGGGGAATTGTCGGCCACCAGATTATTTGCCAGATTACCCAGGATCGTTTAAGTGAGTCAGCAGCTGCAGCGGTTAAGGAACTACTCCCTGCCTACGCAGAGAACGACCTAAGCACCCTTTGCTCATGGGCAGATACAGTCAAGTTTCGATACCATTGGTCGTCGGAACTTCACTACATTGACACCCCTGATGATCTTTGCACTTATAATTACAACA GGGATTGCAAAGATGAAGATGGTGTGAAAGGGAGGTGTGTCTCAGGTGCCATCACTAATTATACTAATCAGCTTCTCACCTATGGAAGCTCTGCCGATGAATCACAAT ATAATCTCACTGAAGCACTTCTATTCCTTTCTCACTTAATGGGTGACATCCATCAG CCTCTTCATGTAGGATTTACTTCTGATAGAGGAGGAAATACGATCCCAGTGCATTGGTTTAGAAGGAAATCAGAGCTCCATAAA GTCTGGGATAAAGACATTATTGAGACAGCAGAAGATCGATTTTACGACGATGTTGTGGAGGAATTTGTCGACGCACTCAAACAAAACATCACT GGAGAGTGGTCTGATCAAGTTGTGAAATGGGAGAAATGCAGCAATAACAAGGTCGCTTGTCCTGATGT ATATGCATCTGAAAGCATACAAACTGCATGCAACTGGGCATACAAGGATGTCGAAAACAACACGGTGTTGGAAG ACGATTATTTCTTAAGCAGATTGCCCATTGTTAATCTAAGGCTTGCAGAGGGTGGAGTCAGGTTAGCAGGAACGCTGAATCGCATATTTAAGTGA